The following coding sequences lie in one Glycine max cultivar Williams 82 chromosome 19, Glycine_max_v4.0, whole genome shotgun sequence genomic window:
- the CRK64 gene encoding cysteine-rich receptor-like protein kinase 42, with the protein MNSKSFSSSNPSHNKNNYPSWVLFTTLLLSSLSLTVSNPRITEAGLYCGTSKAPLKANYIPSFIKEMESLSQLVTSNNWGTHSVKISGSGSSIPIYGFAQCFRDLSHTDCLLCYAASRTRLPRCLPSVSARIYLDGCFLRYDNYSFYSEGTDPSRDAVNCTGVAAGDEAERVELQERVGRVVDNVVNIAERDGNGFGVGEVEGVYALAQCWNTLGSGGCRECLRKAGREVKGCLPKKEGRALNAGCYLRYSTQKFYNEDGDAGGGNGFLRRRGVIVAEVLAAAAVIMLALSASYAAFTKFSKIKKENNNLGQISSSISKSSLNYKYETLEKATDYFNSSRKVGQGGAGSVFKGILPNGKVVAVKRLIFNNRQWVDEFFNEVNLISGIEHKNLVKLLGCSIEGPESLLVYEYLPKKSLDQFIFEKNRTQILNWKQRFNIILGTAEGLAYLHEGTKIRIIHRDIKSSNVLLDENLTPKIADFGLARCFGGDKSHLSTGIAGTLGYMAPEYLIRGQLTDKADVYSYGVLVLEIVSGRRNNVFREDSGSLLQTAWKLYRSNTLTEAVDPSLGDDFPPSEASRVLQIGLLCTQASASLRPSMSQVVYMLSNTNLDVPTPNQPPFLNTGMLDSDSSIKSYSTNSFISNALKKIGVSYSYSESSRNSDGPSRSEESIIQV; encoded by the exons ATGAACTCCAAAAGCTTCTCCTCATCAAATCCAAGccacaacaaaaataattacccATCATGGGTTCTCTTCACCACACTCTTACTCTCATCTCTATCCCTCACAGTTTCTAATCCAAGGATTACCGAGGCAGGGCTCTACTGTGGCACTAGCAAGGCCCCTCTGAAGGCCAACTACATCCCCAGCTTCATCAAGGAGATGGAGAGCCTCTCGCAGCTCGTCACCAGCAACAACTGGGGCACACACTCTGTAAAAATATCAGGCTCAGGCTCATCCATTCCCATTTACGGCTTCGCGCAATGCTTCCGCGACCTCTCCCACACCGACTGCCTCCTCTGCTATGCCGCGAGCCGCACCAGGCTCCCCCGCTGCCTCCCTTCCGTCTCGGCCCGCATCTACCTCGACGGCTGCTTCCTCCGCTATGACAACTACAGCTTCTATTCGGAAGGCACCGATCCTTCGAGGGACGCGGTGAACTGCACCGGGGTGGCTGCTGGTGATGAGGCTGAGAGGGTGGAGCTTCAGGAGAGAGTTGGAAGAGTGGTGGATAATGTGGTTAACATTGCTGAGCGTGATGGTAATGGTTTTGGTGTGGGAGAGGTTGAGGGGGTTTATGCTTTGGCTCAGTGCTGGAACACTCTTGGGAGTGGCGGGTGCAGAGAGTGCTTGAGGAAAGCTGGGAGGGAGGTGAAGGGGTGCTTGCCCAAGAAGGAAGGGAGGGCCTTGAATGCTGGCTGTTATTTGAGGTATTCCACGCAGAAGTTTTATAATGAGGATGGTGATGCAGGTGGTGGAAATG GGTTCTTAAGAAGAAGAGGAGTCATAGTAGCAGAAGTGTTAGCAGCAGCTGCAGTTATAATGCTCGCTCTCTCTGCCTCCTATGCAGCtttcacaaaattttcaaagataaaaaaag AAAACAATAATCTCGGTCAGATTTCCTCTTCCATAAGCAAATCTAGCTTGAATTACAAGTACGAAACTCTTGAGAAGGCCACAGATTATTTCAACTCCTCGAGAAAAGTAGGCCAAGGTGGAGCTGGTTCAGTTTTCAAAGGTATTCTCCCAAATGGGAAAGTTGTAGCTGTTAAGAGATTGATCTTCAATAACAGGCAATGGGTGGATGAGTTCTTCAATGAAGTGAATTTGATCAGCGGAATTGAACACAAGAATCTTGTCAAACTATTGGGTTGTAGCATTGAAGGCCCTGAGAGCCTCCTTGTGTATGAGTACTTACCCAAAAAGAGTTTAGACCAATTTATCTTTG AAAAAAACAGAACTCAGATTCTAAACTGGAAGCAGCGGTTTAACATCATTCTAGGAACGGCAGAAGGGCTTGCATATCTTCATGAAGGCACTAAAATAAGAATCATCCATAGAGACATCAAAAGCAGCAATGTTCTTCTGGACGAGAATCTCACTCCCAAGATTGCAGATTTCGGCCTTGCCCGGTGTTTTGGTGGTGATAAGTCACATTTGAGCACTGGAATTGCTGGAACACT AGGTTACATGGCTCCTGAGTACCTAATTCGAGGACAACTTACAGATAAAGCTGATGTCTATAGTTATGGAGTACTTGTTCTGGAGATTGTGAGTGGCAGGAGGAATAATGTCTTCAGAGAGGACTCTGGCTCGCTTCTACAAACA GCTTGGAAACTATACCGATCAAACACATTAACCGAAGCTGTTGATCCTTCCTTGGGAGATGATTTTCCTCCATCGGAAGCATCAAGGGTGCTTCAAATTGGATTGCTTTGCACACAAGCTTCAGCTTCCCTAAGACCATCTATGTCCCAAGTTGTTTACATGCTAAGTAATACAAATTTAGATGTTCCCACACCAAATCAACCCCCATTTTTGAACACTGGAATGCTTGACTCAGATAGTTCCATTAAGTCTTATAGCACTAACAGCTTCATATCCAATGCCTTGAAGAAGATTGGAGTGTCCTACAGCTACTCAGAGTCCTCACGAAATTCAGATGGGCCATCAAGAAGTGAAGAATCAATTATCCAAGTTTGA